The Rosa rugosa chromosome 3, drRosRugo1.1, whole genome shotgun sequence sequence AGCTATCAAATTATTGGTATGTCTATTGTTATATATTCATAATCAAGACCCAATTGTTAGAATTTAATTATTGATTAGTAATTTGATATATATGTGACTGATAACTCTTCCCCTGCGTTTGCACCGTTCTTGAAAGTTTCAGCCCTAAGAACCAAGCTTGTTATTGAGGTCTGTGATCTAGTCCaaatttttctctttatctCTGCCACCATTCAAATTCAAGGAATTCCCTTCATTTAGACAATTAGTCATTAATCCATTGCAATTGAGTTTCGAAAAAAAATCATACTCCCTTTGAACTAGTTCATACCCAAAGCATGAATTAAATATGTAAACTTGGATTCTTGGAATATATGTCCTTCCTCCAAACGATTAAACAATAAGCTACAAGGATGTAGCTAAGGCAGCAGATGTAATCGCATGATATAGCCAGAACCCAAAGAAGTGGTGTGGAGGTCGAcaagaataaaattaaaaaaaaggacAAAACTGAAAGATTAAGGGAGAAATATTGAAgaggaggtccaaatagtaaATGGAGAGGTCTAACTAAAACCACCCCTCTAAATTTAATGCGTCATTTGTCTATACATAcaaaattgccaaaaaaaataaaaagggagAGAATACAACTACAAATTCATTATATCATATTTGCAGCTCTTGCTCTGATTTCTGACGCTCTGCCCGTCGTCGTTTGGGGTTTCGTTCCAAGATGGAAGCCACCGAtatccaaaaccctaaccctagcccaAGGATTCTCCTCCCGTCGTCTCCACCCCCTCTTTGGCCCACCATCGACGGTCCACTGGGCTTGTCGGAGGAAGAATCGGTCAGCTACGCCCGTCGGTTCTACAAGTTCGGGTTCGCTCTGCTTCCGTTGCTTTGGGCCGTGAACTGCTTCTACTTCTGGCCCGCTCTCCGCCACTCCCGCTCTTTCCCTCGCATCCACCACTACGTTCTGAGATCCGCCGTTGGATTCGCCGTGTTCACTGCTCTGCTCTCGTCCTGGGCCCTCACCTTTGGGATCGGAGGAGAGCGTCTGTTCGGGCATGTCTGGGATGAACTGCTCATGTATAACCTTGCTGACAGAATTGGACTCACTGGTTGGAGCTAAACCGCTAATGTATGCCTTCCTTCTACCCTCACCACTTTGATCATGTAATTTGGTTTGATCTTGTTATGTATATTGTTGGATCATGTTATGCTAGTCGGAATACGGATTCGAATTCAAGTGTTTGAGATTATACTTTCATATTATGTGATCCCTTTGGTGTGGATTGTTGTAATTGAAATTGATAGTGTTTCTTTGTAAGCCCTGGAAAACTAGCGTGAATGCAGCTGATGATACGTACACCAGCTCCATCATTACACTAACTGAACCTGTTTCTTTGGAGATTATCTGTGCACGAGTCCTCGAGGTTGTTTATACTTTCTGTGTACATGATAGGGCCATAGGTGGAGGTTAACTTCGGCTTGATGAATTTTTAGCAGTTTCTTCGAAATTTTAGGAGAAAGTTCTATCTAACATAAACACACAGGAGATTCTAACTTTGTAAACTTTGAAATACACCGCGATAGGTAGATGAAGTTTCGTTTAATTTAGTCTTGTTCTGTTCTATACATATACTAACTTTTTCAGATCCCACCAATTTAAAATTTATTCTTCTCTGCTGCAAGTATAGGCTGAAAGTTTAGAGGAGGTGCTATGGAAGTTTTATCTAATATATACACAGAGGAGATTTACAACTTTATCAACTTTGAAACACACCATAGTAGGCCAATGAAGATTTgtctattttgtttttggtttgttCTATACGTATAAAGACGTTATGAAAGCCCACCAATGAAAATATCTTCTTCTGTGCTGCAAGTTTAGGCTGAAAGTTAGAGGAGTCAATGTGTTCTCCTATTATGAATTTTTGCCCAGTCAAGTGGATGATGAAGAAGCTCTTCCTATTATTATCACTCTACTATGGGGTACTGATGAGGGCTATGTTTAGGGTACTTTATGCTCATCAACAGGATGCTATGCTCATATGACCATGTGAAAAAATGGGTAGCTTCAtgttttgatttcttttggGGAAAAATATGGacatgcctctctctctctctctctctctctctctctccccattcTTATCTGTTTCCATTAATATATCCCTTGCTCCATCGAGGTTCACCAAGAAAAATGAGATGGTTGAGCAGTTGGATTACACATAGGAGTGGAGATTATCAATGCACTAGACCACTAGTTCTAATCCTGGCTAACATAGTTTAATAGATTCATTAACTTTAGTAAGTTAGTAGCTTCATGACCAGCTTAATAAAACTGTGTACAGGTCCTACAGGATCTCACATCGAAAATTGAGAATTGTAATTCTCTAGGTGTGAAATGCCTGAACTACagtattcaaaaacaaaaatgtgGTGCATCTTTCTTCCGTTTCTTTCTCTATCCTTTCCAACTCTCCATCAAGCTTTGCGGTAAGATGGAAGCCTCACCGAGTAACTCCAacatcccaaaccctaaccctagtgCAAAAATTCTGCTTCCATCATCTTCAACACCGGTTTGTCCCACCATAGACGGTCCACTGGGGCTGTCGAAGGAACGATCAGTCAGCTACGCTATTGGTTCTACCAGTTCGGTTTCAACTGCATCTACTTCAGGCCTGCTCTCCTCCACTCCTGCTCTTTTCCTTGCATCCACCGCTATGTTGTGAGATCCGTGTTGTTTTCACTGTGTTCACTGCTTTGCTCTCGTCTTGGGCCCTTATGTTTGGGATTGGAGGAGAGTGTCTATTTGGCTTGTCTGGATGAGCTACTCATGTATAATCTTGCTTACTGAATAGGCTCGACTGCTTGGAGCTAAA is a genomic window containing:
- the LOC133739839 gene encoding probable gamma-secretase subunit PEN-2, giving the protein MEATDIQNPNPSPRILLPSSPPPLWPTIDGPLGLSEEESVSYARRFYKFGFALLPLLWAVNCFYFWPALRHSRSFPRIHHYVLRSAVGFAVFTALLSSWALTFGIGGERLFGHVWDELLMYNLADRIGLTGWS